Proteins from a genomic interval of Crassostrea angulata isolate pt1a10 chromosome 7, ASM2561291v2, whole genome shotgun sequence:
- the LOC128155434 gene encoding uncharacterized protein LOC128155434, whose translation MSHLQRVFKIVITFLAVYIVFDIYIRIHYLSLPDIHKETLRNTNTVRAETCIVQKYITTIWERNSRLRQKCKITKQVLTPTNVTFYNWKNLNYCKVPKCGSTFWMQVFLALNNVENIKDVFGKRRSLYHNNALSKKSTMDHFSGSDVIFHVARNPYSRLYSAYIDKIYLPGFWGVASEINKRNGKACSQSPSFEDFLKFIMKENFQDPHWQPISEICGSCNVPYNVVSKQETFNNDVQFILDHLSISRRLKKEFLTNLKKKHTENSIKEITKVMIVYAKEAPCLTFIQFCQRLWKSFKIQGYISNLLSFPLKKFRTLNFTNTTAIVKIYIKGTKKIHMTSMMKRHQRQHYLAKAYKGTSSKTIKDLKRMYKADFDLYGYSYELPKEH comes from the exons ATGTCCCATCTGCAGagagtttttaaaattgttataacaTTTCTTGCcgtttacattgtatttgatatatACATAAGGATACACTATTTGTCACTACCAG ATATACACAAAGAAACTCTTCGGAATACGAACACAGTTCGAGCTGAAACCTGCatagtacaaaaatatataacaacaaTCTGGGAAAGAAATTCACGATTGCGACAAAAGTGTAAGATCACAAAACAAGTGCTTACACCCACTAACGTAACGTTTTATAACTGGAAAAATCTAAACTATTGCAAGGTTCCAAAATGTGGCAGTACATTCTGGATGCAAGTATTTCTAGCTTTGAATAATGTTGAAAACATCAAAGACGTGTTTGGCAAAAGGCGGTCACTGTATCACAATAATGCTTTAAGTAAAAAATCAACTATGGATCATTTTTCAGGCAGTGACGTCATCTTTCACGTGGCAAGGAATCCGTATTCACGTTTATATTCGGCATACATAGATAAGATATATCTACCGGGGTTCTGGGGAGTCGCTAGCGAAATAAACAAGAGAAATGGAAAGGCGTGTTCTCAATCTCCCAGTTTTGaagactttttgaaatttatcaTGAAAGAGAATTTTCAGGACCCTCATTGGCAACCCATATCGGAGATATGTGGCTCTTGCAACGTGCCGTATAACGTTGTTAGTAAACAAGAGACGTTTAACAATGACGTGCAATTCATACTTGACCATCTGTCTATTTCAAGGCGCTTAAAGAAGGAATTCCtgacaaatttaaagaaaaaacatacGGAAAATTCTATCAAAGAAATCACCAAAGTTATGATAGTATATGCTAAGGAAGCACCGTGCCTGACATTTATCCAATTCTGTCAAAGATTGTGGAAGTCTTTCAAAATTCAAGGatatatatcaaatttgttATCATTTCCTCTTAAAAAATTCAGAACTTTGAACTTCACCAATACCACTGCTATTGTAAAGATATACATCAAAGGTactaaaaaaattcacatgactAGTATGATGAAAAGGCATCAACGACAACATTATCTGGCAAAGGCGTACAAAGGTACCAGTAGCAAAACAATAAAGGATTTGAAGCGAATGTACAAAGCTGATTTTGATCTCTATGGTTATTCATATGAACTACCGAAAGAACATTGA